In Bacillota bacterium, the genomic window TGCTCTTCGCGGTTGGAAGCAGCGCTGCGGATCTAAGTAATCCGGATCTATCCCTTGCTGGGGCCATTGTTGACTGCCTATCCAGGGGAGAAGGGCCCGCAGTCGTGCCTGACTTGGCGTTAGCGCCGAATCTGCTTCGAGCACTCTGGCTACACTTGTGGGCGAGTGCTCGCGCTTCCCTATCGCTTCGTACCCTCTTCGGCGCTGAAGGCCTAGATTCTGTATCCGCGTCGAGCATTGTCGTCGTTCCGGCGGAACTGAAACCAAGATGGCATGGACGCAAGCTGATGGAGCAGAGCAGCGGAAACCCCGGAGCAGCCGCTCAATGGTTTACAGGCAATGCATCGCCGCGCCTTACTCGGGTCATCGACGAAAACATCGACCGCCTCCCGGGAGACTATGCCGTCCTCGAACGCGTAGCGCGAGTTGTTGAACGTCTTGATCGGCTCGAGGCAGGTACCGGCACACCTAGCGATGCACTCGTTGTTATACGGACACAGGAAGCATTTACTGGTGGGCTTGTGTTGTCATCGGATGACATCAACCTCGTGGGGAGCGCGTTTACGCGGCTCAATGAAATGTCAGTGGGGGAGATCCGAGCCGCCTCGTTGGCCAGGTTGGACCTGTTCAGCGATTTGGCAGACATCGAGAATGCACTTTCTCAATGGATCGAAGTCCATCTTCCGGCACAGTCTGTCGCGGACGCCCTTTGGATTCTTGAACAAGCTATAGGAGAAAGCCACGCGCCGTGGTGGCGGCGCGCTGTAGGTGCCGGTGTTCGTGCTGCTTGTCGGCGGAAGAGCCGTGAGTGGGCGGAAGCCATTTGGAACTGGTGGCAAGCACGGCCAGATAGCGTCGCGCTGCTGGCCAACTATATCGAGAACTCAAGCGCGTCCGAGAGATGGCTTGCCGCATGCGCGCCTTCCAATGCCGGGGATGCACTGCTCGACGCGATTACGGTCATGTGTCAAGAACGTGAGTGGCAAATCCTGCTTACTAGCGCGCTTGGATCGACTCGACCTCTGATAGACTGCGTGAAAAGACTTCGCTCCACTCTTTCACACCCTGAAGCCGGCGTCGATGTGCTCTTAGCTGAGCGGGACGCATTAGAGGTCATCGATGCTGCAGCCGCCACTTGGTGGTTACCGATCGTAGACCGAGCGGTGAAGTACACCGTCGCCAGGCCCGCGTTGCTAGCTCGCACCCTATTAGGGGATCCCGTCCCGCTGGTGTCGCGGCATTTGTCACAGGGGGGCGCGTTTCCGGTGGAGCTCGTCCGTGACGACTTTCTTGGTCGCGTATTCGAGGGCGCTACCAAAGCGAGAACGAACGAAGACTGCCTTAATATCATGAGGCACCTCGACCGACGTGCTGGCCGCATTCTTCTCGATCATCCAAAGGCCGACGACCTCTTCCGGGTTAATGCAGAAGTTGCGCACGGAGGCGTGGAGGAATGGTGGCGCCGGTTCCTTGCCAGCGACACTACTGGAAGACCTCCGCCCTCTCTGGCTGCCGAAGCTTTGCAATTCGCACGAGCTCAGACACGGAACCAGCCCGTCACGTTGGTGATCGGCCTGCTTCGCCTGTTCTCGGAGATTACAGAGGGCGACTTCGAGGGGTGGATGAAGCATACCGGGTTCCTGTGGGAGTCCGGCGACCACGAGCGCATGGCCGAGATTCTGCTCTCGCGCCGATGGAGCTCGGCAACACGAACGTTCAGATGGTCGTGGAAGCACGAACTCAAGCTCGTTGCATGGCACGCCCGAGGGCTTCTGTCATGGTTCGATCAATTCTGGAGCGCGCCGGAGGGCGCCAACCAGCTCGCGAGAAAGGACTCAACTCATATGCGTAACAAACAAGTGAAGGTGCTGTTCTTGGCGGCAAACCCGAGCAGTTCATCACGGCTTGCGCTTGACGAAGAGGCACGCGCCATCGAGGAGAAGGTGCGCGACGCGAAACACCGGGACCTCATCGCTGTTCGGACTCGTTGGGCCGTCCAACCGGAGGACCTCCAGCAAGCGCTACTGGAGGATGAGCCAACGGTTGTCCATTTCTCTGGGCACGGGGGTGGAGCAGTTGGCATCGTGCTTCACGCCACTGACCTGTCCGAGGAGAGGCTTGTTACTGCCGATGTGTTAGCCGACCTCTTTCGTGTGCTGAAAGACGGTATTCGAGTCGTTGTCCTCAACGCGTGCTGCTCGGACGTGCAAGCGCAGGCTATCGTCAAAGAAATTGATTTTGTTATAGGAATGTCTGACTCGATCGGAGACGAGGCAGCGAGAGTGTTTGCGGCTGCGTTCTACCGCGGGCTTGCCTTCGGTCGTTCCGTCCGCACGGCCTTCGAGCTCGGGATCAATGAGCTCAAGCTCGTGGGACTCGGCGAGGACGATGCCATTCCGCGGCTGCTGGTCCGGAGTGGGGTTGATCCGGAAGCGAGACTGGTTAACTGTCACGGGGACGCAGACTGAACTGTCACAGTGTCAAGGGCACAGTGTCAAGGGGACGGTTCTTTTGACAACGAAGAAAAAGGTTTTCGTATAGGACGTGCAGTGGACGGTTCTTTGGCACGTTCTGGGGGTAAAAAGTTTTTCATAATGATCAGGACTTTTATAGATTTGATGTAAAGTCTAAAGCCCAAAGGGGTAGGCCGAGGAAGTGTTTGAATGAGTAATAAAAGGTGAATATGCTGGTAAAAAAACTATAATATTATTAAGCAATTGCTATGCAAAAAATAAAGAAAAATAGGGGGGTTACTCATGAGGAGAACGTACCGGTTTAAAGTCCTATTTGCCGTCCTCCTTACTTTAGTTCTCCTTGCTTCAGCGCTTCTTGTACCTTCGTCTGCCGCCGCCAAGTCGTCAACGACTATCCAACTGTGGATTGGCAACGCATCCATGTCGGTTAATGGGGTTCAGCAACCGGTTGACGAACAAGGGACCAAACCCGTTATTTCCGCAGGCAGGACGCTTTTGCCTATTCGCGCTGTCATTGAAGCTTTCGGTGGATCCGTTGCCTGGGAGCCCTCTACGAGTAAAATCACAGTAAAGTTGGAAAAGAACTCGCTCGACCTGTGGATTGGCAAACCACAGGCATCGCTGAACGGAACCGCCCTTGCGATCGATTCGGCTAACCCTACAGTTGTACCCGTAATTATGAACGGGCGGACGATGCTTCCCCTCCGTTTTGTTGCGGAATCGTTGGGTATTGACTTGCAGTACGATAGTGCCACAAAAAAAATTACCCTTCAGAAGGGTTCATGGAATATCTCCATATTGGACAGCGCGGGGAATGTCGGTTCGAATTCATCTATCGCAGTGGACGCGAATGATAAAGTTCATATAAGCTATATCGATACGACGAACGGAAATCTCATATATTTGACAAATGCATCGGGAAGCTGGGTCAGGTGGGATGCCGGCAGCGCGGGTGACCATGCCACCGGCATCGCCGTAGATGCCAACGGTAAGTGTCACATCGTTTATAGCGGCGCAAACGGAGAGTTAAAATATACCACGAATGCAACCTGTGATAACGGTTCGGTTACAACATTAGAGACCGGAGTCTGGGCGGGATTGCTTGGGAATCAGGACATCGCCGTTGATTCAAACGGCAAGGTCCATATAGTATACTATAACGTAAATGCTATGAATTTTATATATGTCACGAATGCTTCCGGGATATGGTCGACTTCTAAAATCGTAGATAAAGCTATTGCTAATTCACTGCCGGCATATTCGGCTTCAATTGGAGTGGATTCCAATAATAAGGTCCATATCTGCTATTACGACGATGCCGCGCCTGACAGTATAAAATACGCTACCAATGTATCCGGGTCATGGGTCTCTACAACAATAGACACGATAGAATTTGCTGCCGGTTGGAGCACATCTCTGGCCGTCGATTCAAACGACAAGATCCATATTTTATATTATGAACATGAAGATGATGCACTTAAATATGCAACCAATGCCTCGGGCGCATGGCAGACGGAAATTGTGGATAATAGTTCCGGCAACGTCTCCAGTGCTTCCATCGCTATTGACAAGGCAAACGGCAACCAGGTCCATGTGGTTTACGGCTCCGCTTCCGGTTTTATGTACGCAACAAAGCCGGCCGATAAGTGGGAGAGATCTAAAATAGATGAATCCTGGACCGGCAGCGGCAACTCCATTGCCATAGGCCCAAACTCAATTCATGTCAGTTACAAGGACGGATTTAAAGATGACCTTAAATATGCATGGAAACCGTTACTCTAAGGAAAGATAATTTCTTCCCTCAAACTCAGCTTTGACGCCCAACCGGCAAACTTTCCTGTAATATCAAGGGTTTCCGGGCACGGAAAAGTGACGGAGAAAGAAAGAGAACAGGCTGCTTCTCCCTAAGTCCTTACAGCATAGTACAAAGGCAGCGCTAAATGGATCCGCCGGCGGACAACCGCTGTTGCGGCCGTCAAAGCCTAACTTATTAAATCAGCAAGTTTAACAGGGTCATACTTTAATTACTCGGAAGACAAAAGTCGATGGCAAGAAGGAACGAATCGTTTCTGGAAGTCCTGGCTTTTTCCTCTGGTGGGTCATGTGTTATGAAGACAGTTCTCGCGGCAACAAAGAGTGGAGCTTTCTTGAGGTGGAATTGGGGACAAAACGAAAGGAAAAAGGAGAAGGAGAGTATGGATAATATCTGGTTGGCTGTGTTTGGCAAGATAAAAATGTAGCAAACGGAACTTAATTTTTGGAGCACCCCTGCCCCCATATCTAGGAATTTATGGGAGAGTTCTTAAGTCGGTAACTGGGACCGGTAAACACAAGCAAATGACTGTGGTGGATCAGCCGATCTATAATTGCCGCAGTCATTTTCTCATCGTAAAAGATGCCGTTCCACCGGCTGAATTCCAGGTTTGTGGTGACAATAACGCTGCGTTTTTCATAGTATTCGGAGATTACCTGGAAGAGTGCGACTACCCGGAAAAACAAACGATTTACCGTGCGTCGCAAAACAATAGCCAAACGTCTACGGGGGAAGATCAAGGCAGTGAGGGAAGAGCTCATGCGTCGAAGGCATGAGCCTGTCCCTGTACAAGGAAAGTGGATACGCTCGGTCGTACAGGGGCACCTCAACTACTTCGCCGTGCCCGGTAACAAACAGTCAATCGATGCATTCCGAACCGAGGTGATCAAGGGATGGCTTCACGCACTAAGACGCAGAAGCCAGAAGTCCCTTAACCTCACATGGGAAAGAATTAAGCGGCTGGTTATGACATGGGTTCCCACAGCGAAAATACTGCATCCATACCCATATCAGAGACTTCGCGTCATACACCCAAGGTAGGAGCCGTATGAGGTAATGCCTCAAGTACGGATCTGTGCGGGGGGTGCCCGGTAACGGGCGTTCCTACCGTGATACTTTTTTCTAAGGGGAAATAGCGGGATAAGGTATTTCTTTTAGGAGATTTAAGATGCCGCGGATTGCGAGAGGTTTGGGGCAACGGAAGGCAGGAAGTCTTTCATAAAGATCAGGATTATAAGGCTTTTATAGATTTGATGAAAGAAGCCAAAGAAAGATACCCTGTTAAACTGTTCGCGTACTGTCTAATGCCCAATCATTTTCATATGGTTTTAGCGCCCGCACTTGCCGGTGATCTGAATGTCAAGGGGAGGGTTATCGTGACAACAAAAGACAGACTTGGAATTTTTATGGTATGCCAGAAGAACCGAGCCCATCACACAAGGCTTATCTTCTTGAAACGCTACTCGTTTTCCTGCCGGCCCTACGACACTCGTTTCCGGCTAATCGTCAGATCTTTAGTTAAAATAAACCGGCCGCTAAAATTCAAAATATTATGATATGATAAATTCGAGAGACTGACTGAAACTTTCTAATAATATAAGTGTAGTTTTAAAATTAAGATTAAACAGAGGTGATGGGAGACTTGGAAAAAAGAATTGATGACATTTGGCAAGACTTTAACCTAACACTTAATAATTGTATTAAAAAAAGAGTTAAAAACGGATATGATGTAGAAGATATTTTGCAAGATATACGATTCAAAACAACATAGATAGTTTGAAAGATGAAAAGAAAGTCTCTGCCTGGGTCTATAGAATAACAAGAAATGCTATTGTTGATTATTACAGAAGGAAAGAGAAGACCCCCGAATTAACTCAAATTCCTGAGCCTACAGTAAATGTTTCTTTAGATGAATTAAGTGTTAATGCTGAAATCTCTAATTGTTTGCCGGAGATGATTGGTCACTTGCCAGAAAAATATAAACAGGCAATAATTTTTGCGGAGTTTCATAATCTTACTCAAAAGGAACTAGGTGAAAAAGTAGGACTTTCATTATCCGGCGCAAAGTCTAGGGTTCAGAGAGCCAGAGAAAAGCTTAAAGAGATGCTCTTAGGCTGCTGCGATCTTGAATTTGACCGTTTAGGGAATATTATCGACTACAAGCATAAAAGCAACGCTTGTAAATTTTGTTAATTTAAAAAACGTAAAACTTTGCGTCTCTTTTGTGTTATCCTCCGTCTTTATAAATGAAAGTCTATGAGACTAAACTATACGAGGAGTGATTTATAATG contains:
- a CDS encoding CHAT domain-containing protein; protein product: MFESAVFGNRAGSHHLIESSLPASAPVLDALRFLVDRPAGHVGPEVRWFPYWGCQRIDQWWVLWRGEEDVNAPRKNMVVARVALVPVDACASVGDLDILLFAVGSSAADLSNPDLSLAGAIVDCLSRGEGPAVVPDLALAPNLLRALWLHLWASARASLSLRTLFGAEGLDSVSASSIVVVPAELKPRWHGRKLMEQSSGNPGAAAQWFTGNASPRLTRVIDENIDRLPGDYAVLERVARVVERLDRLEAGTGTPSDALVVIRTQEAFTGGLVLSSDDINLVGSAFTRLNEMSVGEIRAASLARLDLFSDLADIENALSQWIEVHLPAQSVADALWILEQAIGESHAPWWRRAVGAGVRAACRRKSREWAEAIWNWWQARPDSVALLANYIENSSASERWLAACAPSNAGDALLDAITVMCQEREWQILLTSALGSTRPLIDCVKRLRSTLSHPEAGVDVLLAERDALEVIDAAAATWWLPIVDRAVKYTVARPALLARTLLGDPVPLVSRHLSQGGAFPVELVRDDFLGRVFEGATKARTNEDCLNIMRHLDRRAGRILLDHPKADDLFRVNAEVAHGGVEEWWRRFLASDTTGRPPPSLAAEALQFARAQTRNQPVTLVIGLLRLFSEITEGDFEGWMKHTGFLWESGDHERMAEILLSRRWSSATRTFRWSWKHELKLVAWHARGLLSWFDQFWSAPEGANQLARKDSTHMRNKQVKVLFLAANPSSSSRLALDEEARAIEEKVRDAKHRDLIAVRTRWAVQPEDLQQALLEDEPTVVHFSGHGGGAVGIVLHATDLSEERLVTADVLADLFRVLKDGIRVVVLNACCSDVQAQAIVKEIDFVIGMSDSIGDEAARVFAAAFYRGLAFGRSVRTAFELGINELKLVGLGEDDAIPRLLVRSGVDPEARLVNCHGDAD
- a CDS encoding stalk domain-containing protein; protein product: MRRTYRFKVLFAVLLTLVLLASALLVPSSAAAKSSTTIQLWIGNASMSVNGVQQPVDEQGTKPVISAGRTLLPIRAVIEAFGGSVAWEPSTSKITVKLEKNSLDLWIGKPQASLNGTALAIDSANPTVVPVIMNGRTMLPLRFVAESLGIDLQYDSATKKITLQKGSWNISILDSAGNVGSNSSIAVDANDKVHISYIDTTNGNLIYLTNASGSWVRWDAGSAGDHATGIAVDANGKCHIVYSGANGELKYTTNATCDNGSVTTLETGVWAGLLGNQDIAVDSNGKVHIVYYNVNAMNFIYVTNASGIWSTSKIVDKAIANSLPAYSASIGVDSNNKVHICYYDDAAPDSIKYATNVSGSWVSTTIDTIEFAAGWSTSLAVDSNDKIHILYYEHEDDALKYATNASGAWQTEIVDNSSGNVSSASIAIDKANGNQVHVVYGSASGFMYATKPADKWERSKIDESWTGSGNSIAIGPNSIHVSYKDGFKDDLKYAWKPLL
- a CDS encoding sigma-70 family RNA polymerase sigma factor; the protein is MKDEKKVSAWVYRITRNAIVDYYRRKEKTPELTQIPEPTVNVSLDELSVNAEISNCLPEMIGHLPEKYKQAIIFAEFHNLTQKELGEKVGLSLSGAKSRVQRAREKLKEMLLGCCDLEFDRLGNIIDYKHKSNACKFC